The DNA sequence TCCCCCATCGCGCCTGCGGCTCCTGACTTGGAGGGGTCTGTCCGCCATGAAGCCTGCTTAGAATTTGTCAATTCAACAGCTGTAGACAACCAACCCTGCGGGTATTCGACAACGACTTTGCGAATTTCACCCAACTCTCCGTCAGCGATCATCTGGCGAGCCTGCTTCACCATCGGGTACCCTGTGTAGTTATGCGTCAAGGCAAATGGCAATCCTGTAGATTCGACCAAATCCGCCAACTCCACTGCTTCTTCCAGATTGAATGCCAGGGGTTTATCGCAGATAACTGCGAAGCCGTGTTCCAGCGCCAATTTGGCGGGCGGGAAGTGCATGTGGTTGGGCGTTACGATGGAGACGAAGTCCATGCGCTCTCCCTCTGGAAGTTCCTTTTCTTTGAGGATCATTTCCTCAAATGATCCATATACTCGGTCGGCGGGAAGCATGAGTTCTGCTCCGGAAGCTTTGGAACGCTCGGGATTGGAACTGAAGGCGCCACACACCAATTCGATCTGTCCGTCGAGTGCTGCAGCCATGCGGTGTACGGCTCCGATGAAGGCGCCAATGCCACCCCCAACCATGCCCATTCGCATCTTTCTGTTCATAGCGAGATTGTGATTCTGTATTTAGGCGTAAGTAGATGGACAGTTTTTTAGATGTATTTTGCCCACCTCACAAAGTAGTCCAGCCTAGCTGGTATGTAAACCAATATAGGAAAATGCCCCATGAATACGGACTTACAGAAGGTCCACGATGGAGGTTTACCCATTTTTGTCCAAAATCCGGATGTTCCTACTAGTTTCCTGACCAA is a window from the Pontibacter sp. G13 genome containing:
- a CDS encoding Gfo/Idh/MocA family oxidoreductase, with the translated sequence MNRKMRMGMVGGGIGAFIGAVHRMAAALDGQIELVCGAFSSNPERSKASGAELMLPADRVYGSFEEMILKEKELPEGERMDFVSIVTPNHMHFPPAKLALEHGFAVICDKPLAFNLEEAVELADLVESTGLPFALTHNYTGYPMVKQARQMIADGELGEIRKVVVEYPQGWLSTAVELTNSKQASWRTDPSKSGAAGAMGDIGTHAENLAEYITGLQITEMCADLSTFVEGRRLDDDGNVLLRFNNGAKGILHASQISNGEENDLNIRIYGEKGGLKWRQMEPNSLVHVLQEDHTRILRTGKGNLSRASLAAARIPSGHPEGYLEAFANIYKNFANTLRKTLNGDTPSPIDLDFPTVQDGVRGMEFIQTVVNSSNSDQKWYAWEHAAPVKS